A region of Streptomyces sp. WMMC500 DNA encodes the following proteins:
- a CDS encoding histidine kinase has protein sequence MTHLAALPRWLRAHPLAADALLAAAVLAVILISAVFPDRGANAPPPADLGPAEVVLATAASAVLVLRRRAPWAVLAVTMALTIGHVIASAGDPRTPIALSAVVALYTVAARTDRHTTWWIALLTIGVLTFAMMLFGDRPWYADENLGVFGWTGMAAGVGDAVRSRRAVVDAIRERAERAERTREEEARRRVAEERVRIARELHDVVAHHIALVNVQAGVASHVMESRPDQAKEALAHVRDASRTALEELRTTVGLLRQSGDPHAPTEPAPGLAMLAELVDGFVRAGTPVSVEVSSELGPRRTAVTTRVERAAEVVGGLPAAVDLAAYRVLQEALTNVRKHAGAGAHAVVSLSREANGLEIAVRDDGRGTDGPGQEPVRDGGGRDGGGREDAGRDGDKGDGEAGGERAGGLGLVGMRERAAALGGRCTAGERADGRKGFEVRVRLPLRVTADGDAAGEADASAGTAPEGAPAAGGAGTARAPRGTGGTRTSGCLRRSPSPGDAIKEQG, from the coding sequence GTGACCCACCTCGCCGCTCTGCCCCGCTGGCTGCGGGCGCACCCCCTGGCGGCCGACGCCCTCCTGGCGGCGGCCGTGCTCGCCGTCATCCTCATCAGCGCCGTCTTCCCCGACCGCGGGGCGAACGCGCCGCCGCCGGCGGACCTCGGCCCCGCCGAGGTGGTACTGGCGACCGCGGCCAGCGCCGTCCTCGTGCTGCGGCGGCGGGCGCCGTGGGCCGTGCTCGCCGTGACCATGGCGCTCACCATCGGGCATGTCATCGCCTCCGCGGGCGACCCGCGAACGCCGATCGCGCTCAGCGCCGTGGTCGCCCTCTACACCGTCGCCGCCCGCACCGACCGGCACACCACCTGGTGGATCGCGCTCCTCACCATCGGGGTGCTGACGTTCGCGATGATGCTCTTCGGCGACCGCCCCTGGTACGCGGACGAGAACCTCGGGGTCTTCGGCTGGACCGGCATGGCCGCGGGCGTCGGCGACGCCGTGCGCAGCCGCCGGGCCGTGGTCGACGCCATCCGCGAGCGCGCGGAACGGGCCGAACGCACCCGCGAGGAGGAGGCGCGGCGGCGGGTCGCCGAGGAGCGGGTACGGATCGCGCGCGAGCTGCACGACGTCGTCGCTCACCACATCGCGCTGGTCAACGTCCAGGCGGGGGTGGCCTCGCACGTCATGGAGAGCCGCCCGGACCAGGCGAAGGAGGCGCTGGCGCACGTACGCGACGCCAGCCGCACCGCGCTGGAGGAACTGCGCACCACCGTGGGGCTGCTGCGCCAGTCCGGCGATCCGCACGCGCCCACCGAGCCGGCCCCCGGTCTGGCGATGCTGGCGGAGCTGGTGGACGGGTTCGTCCGGGCCGGCACGCCGGTGTCGGTGGAGGTCTCCTCGGAGCTGGGGCCGCGCAGGACGGCGGTGACGACGCGGGTGGAGCGGGCGGCCGAGGTGGTCGGCGGGCTGCCGGCCGCGGTCGACCTGGCGGCGTACCGGGTGCTGCAGGAGGCGCTGACGAACGTGCGCAAGCACGCGGGGGCCGGGGCGCACGCGGTCGTGAGCCTGTCGCGGGAGGCGAACGGGCTGGAGATCGCGGTCCGCGACGACGGCCGGGGAACGGACGGGCCGGGGCAGGAGCCCGTACGGGACGGCGGTGGGCGTGACGGCGGCGGCCGGGAGGACGCCGGACGCGACGGGGACAAGGGGGACGGCGAGGCGGGCGGCGAGCGCGCGGGCGGGCTCGGGCTCGTCGGCATGCGGGAGCGCGCCGCCGCGCTGGGCGGCCGGTGCACGGCGGGCGAGCGCGCGGACGGCCGGAAGGGCTTCGAGGTACGGGTACGGTTGCCGCTGCGGGTGACCGCGGACGGGGACGCGGCGGGGGAGGCGGACGCGAGCGCGGGCACGGCCCCGGAGGGCGCGCCCGCCGCCGGTGGCGCGGGTACGGCCCGGGCGCCGCGCGGGACGGGCGGGACGCGGACGTCCGGCTGCCTGCGCCGGAGCCCGAGCCCCGGCGATGCGATCAAGGAGCAGGGTTGA
- a CDS encoding response regulator transcription factor yields the protein MSEVPPPRTRPIRVVLADDHALMRSAFRVLVDSEPDMEVVGEAGDGAEAVRLVREADADLVLMDIRMPGTDGLTATRTIAGDDELSHVRVVILTTFEVDDYVIEALRAGASGFLGKGAEPGELLAAIRVAADGDALLSPTATKGLIARFLAGGDTAPGTVPDASGRPASADRLAALTSREREVLGLVARGLANDEIAGQLEVSPLTVKTHVNRTMAKLGARDRAQLVVLAYESGLVRPGG from the coding sequence TTGAGCGAGGTCCCGCCGCCGCGGACGCGGCCGATCCGGGTCGTGCTGGCGGACGACCACGCGCTGATGCGCAGCGCGTTTCGCGTACTGGTCGACTCCGAGCCGGACATGGAGGTCGTCGGCGAGGCGGGGGACGGCGCGGAGGCGGTGCGGCTCGTCCGCGAGGCGGACGCCGACCTGGTCCTCATGGACATCCGGATGCCCGGCACCGACGGGCTGACCGCGACCCGCACGATCGCCGGGGACGACGAGCTGAGCCACGTGCGCGTGGTGATCCTGACGACCTTCGAGGTCGACGACTACGTCATCGAGGCGCTGCGCGCCGGCGCGTCCGGCTTCCTCGGCAAGGGCGCGGAGCCGGGCGAGCTGCTGGCCGCGATCCGGGTGGCCGCGGACGGCGACGCGCTGCTGTCGCCCACGGCGACGAAGGGGCTGATCGCCCGCTTCCTGGCGGGCGGCGACACCGCACCGGGCACCGTGCCCGACGCCTCCGGCCGCCCGGCGTCGGCGGACCGCCTTGCCGCCCTGACCAGCCGGGAGCGCGAGGTGCTGGGGCTCGTGGCCCGCGGCCTGGCGAACGACGAGATCGCCGGTCAGTTGGAGGTCAGCCCGCTGACGGTGAAGACGCACGTCAACCGCACGATGGCCAAGCTGGGCGCCCGCGACCGGGCCCAACTGGTGGTCCTGGCCTACGAGTCCGGCCTGGTCCGCCCCGGCGGCTAG
- a CDS encoding GNAT family N-acetyltransferase produces the protein MILRQVRDTKDDAEVVRLTADAAFDASHAAKGDPPEEPDEHRAILFRSVVRHLARTDPSGCWLAMDDSGRPVGAALSTRREGTWGLSLLVVAPEAQGKGLGKALLARTLAYGSGCLRGLICGSRHPHAARAYRAAGFTLHPAMRLRGTVDHAGLEPPTGAVIEGGPGQRDLMDSVDRRLRGGAHGPDHTELLRHYQCIVSDDLAGSGYAYLRDGRVELLAATSRRIAARLLTAALLSLQPGATARVADLTADQEWAVDVGLAAGLELTTAGYVCVRGMRPPAPYIPSALFL, from the coding sequence ATGATCCTGCGCCAGGTCCGCGACACGAAGGACGACGCCGAGGTCGTACGCCTCACCGCCGACGCCGCGTTCGACGCCTCGCACGCCGCGAAGGGCGATCCGCCGGAGGAGCCGGACGAGCACCGCGCGATCCTCTTCCGCAGCGTCGTACGGCACCTGGCGCGCACCGACCCCAGCGGCTGCTGGCTGGCCATGGACGACTCGGGCCGCCCGGTGGGCGCGGCGCTGTCCACCAGGCGCGAGGGCACCTGGGGGCTGTCGCTGCTGGTCGTCGCGCCGGAGGCGCAGGGAAAGGGGCTCGGCAAGGCGCTGCTCGCGCGCACGCTCGCGTACGGGAGCGGCTGCCTGCGCGGCCTCATCTGCGGCTCCCGCCACCCGCACGCCGCCCGCGCCTACCGCGCCGCCGGGTTCACCCTGCATCCCGCGATGCGGCTGCGCGGCACCGTCGACCACGCCGGGCTCGAACCGCCGACCGGCGCCGTCATCGAGGGCGGCCCCGGGCAGCGCGACCTCATGGACTCCGTGGACCGCAGGCTGCGCGGCGGCGCCCACGGCCCGGACCACACCGAGCTGCTGCGCCACTACCAGTGCATCGTCTCCGACGACCTCGCGGGCAGCGGGTACGCCTACCTCCGCGACGGCCGCGTGGAGCTGCTGGCGGCGACGTCGCGGCGGATCGCGGCGCGGCTGCTGACGGCGGCGCTGCTGAGCCTGCAGCCGGGCGCCACGGCGCGGGTCGCGGATCTGACGGCGGACCAGGAGTGGGCGGTGGACGTGGGGCTGGCGGCAGGGCTGGAGCTGACGACGGCGGGCTACGTGTGCGTACGGGGCATGCGGCCCCCGGCGCCGTACATCCCGTCGGCGCTGTTCCTGTAG
- the nadA gene encoding quinolinate synthase NadA codes for MTTAQDLDVTPTPLALLLLGREADPSSERGVDCPGDLPAPSDPGLVERARAAKERLGEKVFVLGHHYQRDEVIQFADVTGDSFKLAQQAAARPEAEYIVFCGVHFMAESADILTSDAQAVVLPDLAAGCSMADMATAEQVAECWDVLTEAGVADVTVPVSYMNSSADIKAFTGRHGGTICTSSNAERALNWAFAQREAGAGKVLFLPDQHLGRNTAIRDLGLAPDDCVVYNPHRPNGGLTAGQLRAAKMILWRGHCSVHGRFSLDSVDEVRERIPGVNVLVHPECKHEVVAAADQVGSTEHIIKALDAAPAGSKWAVGTELNLVRRLAKQHPDKEIVFLDRTVCFCSTMNRIDLPHLVWALESLADGKLVNRIEVDEETEDFAKLALERMLALP; via the coding sequence GTGACCACCGCCCAGGACCTTGATGTGACCCCCACGCCCCTCGCCCTGCTGCTGCTCGGGCGGGAGGCCGACCCCTCCAGCGAGCGCGGCGTCGACTGTCCCGGCGACCTGCCCGCCCCCTCCGACCCCGGGCTGGTCGAGCGCGCCCGCGCGGCCAAGGAGCGGCTCGGCGAGAAGGTCTTCGTCCTCGGCCACCACTACCAGCGCGACGAGGTCATCCAGTTCGCCGACGTGACCGGCGACTCGTTCAAGCTCGCGCAGCAGGCCGCCGCCCGCCCCGAGGCGGAGTACATCGTCTTCTGCGGCGTGCACTTCATGGCCGAGTCCGCGGACATCCTCACCTCCGACGCCCAGGCGGTCGTCCTGCCCGACCTGGCCGCCGGCTGCTCCATGGCCGACATGGCCACCGCCGAGCAGGTCGCCGAGTGCTGGGACGTGCTCACCGAGGCCGGTGTGGCGGACGTCACCGTCCCCGTCTCGTACATGAACTCCTCCGCGGATATCAAGGCGTTCACCGGCAGACACGGCGGCACCATATGCACCTCCTCCAACGCCGAACGGGCCCTGAACTGGGCGTTCGCGCAGCGTGAGGCCGGCGCCGGCAAGGTGCTGTTCCTGCCGGACCAGCACCTCGGCCGCAACACCGCGATACGCGACCTGGGCCTCGCCCCCGACGACTGCGTCGTCTACAACCCGCACCGGCCGAACGGCGGCCTGACCGCCGGGCAGTTGCGCGCCGCGAAGATGATCCTGTGGCGCGGGCACTGCTCCGTGCACGGCCGCTTCTCGCTCGACTCGGTCGACGAGGTGCGCGAGCGCATCCCCGGCGTGAACGTGCTGGTCCACCCCGAATGCAAGCACGAGGTGGTCGCCGCGGCCGACCAGGTCGGCTCCACCGAGCACATCATCAAGGCCCTCGACGCGGCCCCCGCCGGCTCGAAGTGGGCCGTCGGCACGGAGCTGAACCTCGTCCGCCGGCTGGCGAAACAGCACCCGGACAAGGAGATCGTCTTCCTCGACCGCACCGTCTGCTTCTGCTCCACGATGAACCGCATCGACCTCCCGCACCTGGTCTGGGCGCTGGAGTCGCTGGCGGACGGCAAGCTCGTCAACCGCATCGAAGTCGACGAGGAGACAGAGGACTTCGCCAAGCTCGCGCTGGAGCGGATGCTGGCGCTGCCCTGA